Proteins encoded within one genomic window of Oncorhynchus nerka isolate Pitt River linkage group LG9b, Oner_Uvic_2.0, whole genome shotgun sequence:
- the myadmb gene encoding myeloid-associated differentiation marker homolog yields the protein MPIVVVHSNPLFWVRLCALVFSCVAFAVTIHGAELKHGTGDWCVFCWAFSFAGTLLVLLVELFGLQTRAPVSWKNFPITFACYASLLCLSASIIFPLYFLKGQTSRNETHNYRIVATVFSCLATIAYMSEVSISKARPGEVAGYMATAPGLLKVCETFVACVIFVFISDPVSYNSHAALRWCLAVYCICFILSAAIIVLCICECTGCLPFPFARFLSAYALLAVIMYLSATIVWPIFTFDKEHGGTSSRPTFCGNSQGLCSWDKKMAVAVLTAVNFVLYLADLIYSARLVFITV from the coding sequence ATGCCGATAGTGGTGGTGCACTCCAACCCCCTGTTCTGGGTGCGTTTGTGTGCTCTGGTCTTCTCCTGTGTGGCTTTTGCTGTGACCATCCATGGGGCTGAGCTCAAGCACGGTACAGgggactggtgtgtgttctgctgggCCTTCAGCTTCGCTGGGACTCTGCTGGTGTTGCTGGTAGAGCTGTTTGGCCTGCAGACCCGTGCCCCCGTCTCCTGGAAAAACTTCCCCATCACCTTCGCCTGCTATGCCTCcctgctctgcctctctgcctccatcATCTTCCCCCTCTATTTCCTCAAGGGCCAGACCTCCCGCAACGAGACTCATAACTACCGCATTGTGGCCACCGTCTTCTCCTGCCTGGCCACCATCGCTTACATGAGTGAGGTGAGCATCAGCAAAGCCCGGCCAGGTGAGGTAGCAGGTTACATGGCCACCGCCCCGGGTCTGCTGAAGGTGTGTGAAACCTTTGTGGCCTGTGTCATCTTTGTCTTCATCAGCGACCCAGTGTCCTACAACTCTCATGCTGCACTGAGGTGGTGCCTGGCCGTCTACTGCATCTGTTTCATCCTGTCGGCGGCCATCATTGTGCTGTGTATCTGCGAGTGCACTGGCTGCCTGCCTTTCCCCTTCGCCCGCTTCCTGTCTGCCTACGCCCTACTGGCTGTCATCATGTACCTCTCCGCTACCATCGTCTGGCCCATTTTTACATTTGACAAGGAGCACGGGGGCACTTCCTCCAGGCCCACTTTCTGTGGTAACAGTCAAGGGCTGTGTTCATGGGACAAGAAGATGGCTGTGGCTGTGCTCACTGCAGTCAACTTTGTGCTCTACCTGGCAGACCTGATCTACTCTGCCCGACTGGTGTTTATTACTGTGTGA
- the ftr66 gene encoding tripartite motif-containing protein 16 isoform X1: MAQTGPLDRAQLCCSICLEILKEPVALPCGHRYCMGCIRACWGEDDSSYIFSCPQCRQTFTPRPILKGNIILAEMVEKLNTGGLQAVPSGQRCRYAEAGDVACDICLGGQIKATRSCLVCLASYCAAHLHTHNESPALKKHTLVEATMPLQGRICSHHDRLLEIYCRTDQQCICLLCVMDEHKSHATVSAAAESTKKRRQLGKTRKKSKLRMQAKEKELLDLRQALQSLKHSAQTAVEDSQEIFTELICSIERRCCEVRELIRAQEKTAVSQTEGLILRLEQEVAELRKKDCELEQLSHTEDHIYFLQNCQSISKSTELTDTPRITVVPLLDFGQVRASVSALQKRLEDLLKGEWPKISRAAGTVKLLQCPEPRIRPEFLYYSCQLTLDPRTAHRDLSVSEENKVVTVRARDHSCLEHPERFDHWSQVLCTEALSGRCYWEAEWSGSGINMAVAYKEMTRRGEGNDSHFGRNDKSWSLFCSRKGCTIWHNNVATRIPTSTSSRIGVYLDHRAGSLCFYSVSDTMTLLHRVQTTFTQPLYLGFEFMCFGVFVKLCQME; encoded by the exons atgGCACAAACAGGTCCTCTGGATAGAGCGCAATTGTGCTGCTCAATTTGTCTGGAGATACTGAAGGAGCCAGTAGCTCTTCCCTGTGGACACCGCTACTGTATGGGCTGTATCAGGGCCTGCTGGGGTGAAGATGACTCCTCTTACATCTTCAGCTGTCCTCAGTGCAGACAGACCTTCACTCCAAGACCAATTCTGAAGGGAAACATCATTTTGGCTGAGATGGTGGAAAAACTGAATACAGGAGGACTCCAAGCTGTACCCTCTGGTCAACGCTGCCGGTATGCTGAAGCTGGAGATGTGGCGTGTGATATCTGCCTCGGTGGTCAGATCAAAGCCACCAGATCCTGCTTGGTGTGTCTGGCCTCTTACTGTGCAGCTCACCTCCACACTCACAACGAATCTCCTGCCCTTAAGAAGCACACCCTGGTTGAAGCCACCATGCCACTGCAGGGGCGGATCTGCTCTCATCACGATAGACTactggagatctactgtcgtACTGATCAGCAGTGtatctgtctgctgtgtgtgatgGATGAACACAAGAGCCATGCTACCGTCTCAGCTGCAGCAGAAAGCACCAAGAAACGG AGGCAGCTGGGGAAGACGAGGAAGAAATCCAAACTGAGAATGCAAGCCAAAGAAAAGGAACTACTGGATCTGAGACAGGCTCTGCAATCACTGAAG CACTCTGCACAGACAGCAGTGGAGGACAGCCAGGAGATCTTTACTGAGCTGATCTGCTCCATAGAGAGAAGGTGCTGTGAGGTGAGAGAGCTGATCAGAGCCCAGGAGAAGACTGCAGTGAGTCAGACTGAAGGGCTCATACTGAGACTGGAGCAGgaggtggctgagctgaggaagAAAGACTGTGAGCTGGAGCAGCTTTCACACACAGAGGATCATATCTATTTTCTACAG AACTGCCAGTCAATCTCTAAATCGACTGAACTCACAGACACACCCAGAATCACAGTGGTTCCTCTGCTGGATTTCGGTCAAGTTCGAGCCTCGGTATCAGCACTCCAGAAGAGATTGGAGGACCTGTTGAAAGGGGAATGGCCCAAAATATCCAGGGCAG CGGGCACAGTGAAACTCCTGCAGTGTCCAGAGCCCCGGATCAGACCAGAGTTCTTATACT ATTCCTGTCAGCTCACACTGGACCCCCGGACAGCCCACAGGGACCTGAGTGTGTCTGAGGAGAACAAGGTGGTGACAGTGAGGGCCAGGGACCACTCCTGCCTGGAGCACCCAGAGAGGTTTGATCACTGGAGCCAGGTGCTGTGTACTGAGGCCCTGTCAGGGCGCTGCTACTGGGAAGCCGAGTGGAGCGGGAGTGGCATCAACATGGCTGTGGCGTACAAAGAGatgaccaggagaggagagggcaacgACTCCCACTTTGGACgcaatgacaagtcctggagtttGTTCTGTTCCAGAAAAGGTTGTACCATCTGGCACAATAACGTGGCCACTAGAATACCCACTTCAACCTCCTCTAGGATAGGAGTGTACCTGGATCACAGGGCAGGAAGTCTGTGTTTCTACAGCGTCTCTGACACAATGACCCTGCTCCATAGAGTCCAAACCACATTCACTCAGCCCCTCTATCTTGGCTTTGAGTTTATGTGTTTCGGAGTCTTCGTTAAATTGTGCCAGATGGAGTGA
- the ftr66 gene encoding E3 ubiquitin/ISG15 ligase TRIM25 isoform X2, producing the protein MAQTGPLDRAQLCCSICLEILKEPVALPCGHRYCMGCIRACWGEDDSSYIFSCPQCRQTFTPRPILKGNIILAEMVEKLNTGGLQAVPSGQRCRYAEAGDVACDICLGGQIKATRSCLVCLASYCAAHLHTHNESPALKKHTLVEATMPLQGRICSHHDRLLEIYCRTDQQCICLLCVMDEHKSHATVSAAAESTKKRRQLGKTRKKSKLRMQAKEKELLDLRQALQSLKHSAQTAVEDSQEIFTELICSIERRCCENCQSISKSTELTDTPRITVVPLLDFGQVRASVSALQKRLEDLLKGEWPKISRAAGTVKLLQCPEPRIRPEFLYYSCQLTLDPRTAHRDLSVSEENKVVTVRARDHSCLEHPERFDHWSQVLCTEALSGRCYWEAEWSGSGINMAVAYKEMTRRGEGNDSHFGRNDKSWSLFCSRKGCTIWHNNVATRIPTSTSSRIGVYLDHRAGSLCFYSVSDTMTLLHRVQTTFTQPLYLGFEFMCFGVFVKLCQME; encoded by the exons atgGCACAAACAGGTCCTCTGGATAGAGCGCAATTGTGCTGCTCAATTTGTCTGGAGATACTGAAGGAGCCAGTAGCTCTTCCCTGTGGACACCGCTACTGTATGGGCTGTATCAGGGCCTGCTGGGGTGAAGATGACTCCTCTTACATCTTCAGCTGTCCTCAGTGCAGACAGACCTTCACTCCAAGACCAATTCTGAAGGGAAACATCATTTTGGCTGAGATGGTGGAAAAACTGAATACAGGAGGACTCCAAGCTGTACCCTCTGGTCAACGCTGCCGGTATGCTGAAGCTGGAGATGTGGCGTGTGATATCTGCCTCGGTGGTCAGATCAAAGCCACCAGATCCTGCTTGGTGTGTCTGGCCTCTTACTGTGCAGCTCACCTCCACACTCACAACGAATCTCCTGCCCTTAAGAAGCACACCCTGGTTGAAGCCACCATGCCACTGCAGGGGCGGATCTGCTCTCATCACGATAGACTactggagatctactgtcgtACTGATCAGCAGTGtatctgtctgctgtgtgtgatgGATGAACACAAGAGCCATGCTACCGTCTCAGCTGCAGCAGAAAGCACCAAGAAACGG AGGCAGCTGGGGAAGACGAGGAAGAAATCCAAACTGAGAATGCAAGCCAAAGAAAAGGAACTACTGGATCTGAGACAGGCTCTGCAATCACTGAAG CACTCTGCACAGACAGCAGTGGAGGACAGCCAGGAGATCTTTACTGAGCTGATCTGCTCCATAGAGAGAAGGTGCTGTGAG AACTGCCAGTCAATCTCTAAATCGACTGAACTCACAGACACACCCAGAATCACAGTGGTTCCTCTGCTGGATTTCGGTCAAGTTCGAGCCTCGGTATCAGCACTCCAGAAGAGATTGGAGGACCTGTTGAAAGGGGAATGGCCCAAAATATCCAGGGCAG CGGGCACAGTGAAACTCCTGCAGTGTCCAGAGCCCCGGATCAGACCAGAGTTCTTATACT ATTCCTGTCAGCTCACACTGGACCCCCGGACAGCCCACAGGGACCTGAGTGTGTCTGAGGAGAACAAGGTGGTGACAGTGAGGGCCAGGGACCACTCCTGCCTGGAGCACCCAGAGAGGTTTGATCACTGGAGCCAGGTGCTGTGTACTGAGGCCCTGTCAGGGCGCTGCTACTGGGAAGCCGAGTGGAGCGGGAGTGGCATCAACATGGCTGTGGCGTACAAAGAGatgaccaggagaggagagggcaacgACTCCCACTTTGGACgcaatgacaagtcctggagtttGTTCTGTTCCAGAAAAGGTTGTACCATCTGGCACAATAACGTGGCCACTAGAATACCCACTTCAACCTCCTCTAGGATAGGAGTGTACCTGGATCACAGGGCAGGAAGTCTGTGTTTCTACAGCGTCTCTGACACAATGACCCTGCTCCATAGAGTCCAAACCACATTCACTCAGCCCCTCTATCTTGGCTTTGAGTTTATGTGTTTCGGAGTCTTCGTTAAATTGTGCCAGATGGAGTGA